TAAAacacttttcattaaaattccctTGTATTATCAAACATATGAatagaatttcaatttttttttttccaagccCATTGGCTTTATTGATTATTGTTGGAGTCCAAAGTTAAAAACTTCGCAAGACTGAAATCTTAACAATTATTTTGTTCTGAACATTTTATTATTCAACAtatacagaaaagaaaaaaaaacagcttattATAAAAGCTTTATTCATATGATGACAACCGTAGATACATGTCTGTAGAGCTTTATCTTCAAAAATACtacatgaaaaaaagaaaaagctaaAAGATTATCAAAGGAGAAAATAGAGACACAACACGCATCCCAGTGGGAAAAGCAAATTAGTTTATTGGCATGTATGAGATACTTGGTTCATATTCTTCAGGCTGTGAGCTCTGCTGAGGTTTTTTAGGAGCAACTTTGATGAGGAAATGGTTCCAACTATCCCTAGGAGGGTGCCAAATGCAATTAGAGTGAGGTTGAGGACCAGGAGAGGCCTTGAAATTTGACCCCAGCATATCTTGAGGTAGAAGGCACAAGGGAAAATGACACAAATGCCAGTACTTACAAGCGATCCAGTGAGGCTGAGAACATACTCAAAATATGGGACAGAGAGAGCTAGTACTAGAATCAATAGAAGTAGCACTGAACCGACGCTGCCCCGGATGAGCAACTTTGTTCTGGAACTGAAAGATTGAGGAAGGTTATGCTCAAGCTGGATAGCCATCGGTGCAAATTCAAGAGCATATTTGGTCATTGGTGTCAGCACAGTTGCCCACAAAGCAATCTTTGTCACAATAAGATGTGGAGGCATGCTTAGAGTGATTTGAGGATTCACCTGAGGACCAAACAACTTGGCTCCCATGAATGCTAGGGATGTGTAAAGTATTGTCACTAAAGTGAAGCTTATTAATGATACCTgcaagaatttaaaaaatataaaaggataaaattagagagataaaagtaaaaatatagtAATTTAGTTAGGTTTTGATCACTTCAGTAGTTTAAGTTCGAGAATTAATCATTATTGGCTCAGTGTGTTATTACTCAGTCCAAATCCCACACACCTAACGTTggatcagaaaaaaaaaatttaagtccACGATGAGCAagttttaatcaaaacagaatGATTGGTATTCAAGTTTAGGTCACATCCTAATTAGATTCTTATCCAACGGTGGTGGTAAACATGAATTATTTTCTCATGGTTAACGGTGATCAAGTGATTGGAAATGGTATTTTAGTTATGTAACGTGTTCTAAATTTAGAGAGAATGAAAGAGTACTAGAGATTAACTTATTATGATTGGAGAGACAATAAATTAAGAAGTATACCTTGGTGAACTTGGATGGGTCCTTCATGGCCTTGTATAAGTTGGGGAAAACAATATGTCCTGCAAAGCTGAAGATATACAGGCCAGATATTGCAGGAATGTTATGAATCTGGAGGGCTGGTATGGTGTGGTTCAATTTCACCCCTCCGAAAATGGCGGTGCATGCCACTGATATAAAAATGACGAGTGACATGAGAACACCACCGAAGGAAAGGAAAGATATGGAAGAGAGATCTCTCAACCAAAGACTGGGGAGAGCTACCAAGACGGCAATGAAGGTTAAGAGCTGAGATTTTGGTAACTTAGCCCACGAAACTTTGAGTTGGATCCCAGGGAACACTGTGGCGAGATTGTCATGCAAAGAGATGGTGTAGGATACAAGAGCCATGAAGATCTCCATGTAAATGAAGGATGCTGCTAGAATTTTTCCTTTGGATCCAAATGCATTGTGTCCAATATCTGTGTAGGTTCTTGACTTGGGATGTTTGTCAAGACATTTTCCAAGGAGATGAGAACAATATGCACATATTATCCCAAGTCCTATTAATAGGAATGCAGAAGACCAACCCCCAGTTTCTAAGGCATATGGAGTTGATAACTGTCCCAAACCTGCAACACAAAAAGCATGCAAAAAGTAATTATTTACCATATTTGTTGaagtctttttgtttttttttggtctgTAATATTTTTAGTCGAGCCACTAATATGCAAAAGCTAAATGTTAGTATTTGATAAATTTTCTAAAATCACAGTTGATAGTAACATATTAAACGCTGCCAAGATAGAGAATTTCTAAATATTTATAAGTACATATATTTGAAATCAAGAGAAAACTTCTCATTAAGATATACAAATACTTTTgacaaatataataaaattaggTGAAGTTAAAACCAAAAAGTCGAGCAAAATTTGTGCACGACGAAAAAAACATCTCTTGCACGTGAGAGAGTTTGAAAGGTTAGCATATATCTTACGTAAAGGACATCCATCATTAAGGCTACCCTGTAATGTCTTTTAAGAACTCAAACTGTCAAATAAATCTTGTTTTTGAAACTTTACACGCACATAATAGATTTATGGATCAAATAAATCTAGTTTTTGGAAGCTTTTATACCTATGAGCATCCCTGTCATGTTGATCACAGAATGAGTAACAGAATTGTTGGCCTCTGCATGGTGCTCATCAGCACCCGCGACTCTCTTGCAGCTCTCAAAGCTTTGGTCGCACTTACAAACTTTGTTTTCCTCTAGACATACATTGCAGCTCAGCTGTTGCAACGCCAACTTCGCACGCTGCATTGCATCGCTCCCAATAACTTGATTTTGGTGTGGGAGGcagtttgattttgattttccaAACAATTTGTTCCACATGTTCATGTTATAGCTACAAGCTAGCTTACAAATGATACGAAACGAAACGAAACTATAAGTAACTAAAAGGTTCTAGTTTGGTGAACCTTGCTACAAGAAGTGAAAGGGtggatatatttatatacacctGAACAGAAGCAATATTCCTATGTATTATACTCACTACTATCTGAAAGAATATTTCTGTAAGATGTATAAATTAATACTTTGCGATCTTCCAAATctagaagaaaaagagagggtatatttttataacaaaatgaaatttgtaCACGTATGCTTTTAACTACTATTTGCGATTAGAATCTAACTGTTACTATTTGAACCCCAATTTCCAACCCGAGTTTAAACTCCTACAAATGTAATTATTAAGGTCACCGGTTCTGCTTTAGCGTACTATTTGACTAGTGGATGCACGCTACCGACTTGTGCGATACCAGAGCTAGGTAGGCAAGTTAGTTTGCTATCAGTGAAAAAGAGATATCTTCCCCAGTGTGAAGTACGTGGTGTTGGGACCTATGTTTTTTGGCCCTTTGTCTTATTCCACTTGATAAAAGATGACTTGAGAAAATTAACTACCTATTAGGTGtgggttttatcataaaaggTCTTAATAGTATTAAAAGTGGAACCAAACACTTagatattgtattttatttcttcaatCGTCCGACATGAGACTTATATTGAACATGTCCCCTCACGTATGATCACAACATAGTTGACCACACGTGCAACCAATCCCATATCAGTCATTAAACGTGAAAGCATGGTGTTGCGTTAAACCGGATAACTCGAGCATGGCACGGACCCAGAAGATCCCCAATCAAAAACCAAGCTATCCCCACCATTGGCCTGCTTGCGTTAGCAAGTTGTTCCATTTGCCAATTTTCCCTAGCAAATTTCCCACAAGTGTCAACCAAGtgaaaaccaaaattaattCTCTGCCTAGTGAGACATCTTCCAATATTAACAGTGAgactcttttttcatttttcttttttaaatttattattttaagcaTGCGATGACAAGAGCCCTAGTTAATTTCATGTTAGAAATCCGTTGTATGGATACTacaaaaaaagggaaaggaatCACGTACGTAGACGAATTTTCTCATACTCTTTATTCTCACAATGTATTATATTCTTTTGGTATCTTTAATATATATCGAATTCCCTAAACTAGTGTGCTTGTAGGAAAATGATGCCAAACGAATGAAGTGGTATCAACTCTTTGCCTCCCTAAACGTTTTAGTTGAAAAATGTGACAAGACCTAATTGACAACATGTAGGGGAAATTGATGCCAAACGAACCAGATGCAACTGCCAAAGAACTTATCATTCCCCTCGCAGCttggagaagaaaaacaaatgatACCATTTATATTACCTAGAATGCGTAGCATAGATTCTATAATATCTACTAATTTTTATGGATATCGGGGGGACCAATGGTTCATGACACTTCTTAGTGCCTTTTATACACACCACATCATATTTAACTTGCATCTACTTTTtgacatatattatatatatcgtTCTAATGCATGTCTAGGCGGCTAAAAGAAGTGGGGAAATGGGGATCAAACATTTGGCTAAAAAAATGAGCTTGTCTAAAGGAGGTTAATTTAGTTCAAAATGGGCAAAAATGGTTTCTAGAGGGGAGAAATGGCCATGGCTACAGGAAATCCGAGCTCAAAGAGGGCCATCACGAGTCATGCAAGACTAAGGAAATATTTGGCAttgttgtgctttaaaaaaaaaattactcctAGCGTGATTTGAAAATAGTTagttatgaaataaatcaattagGTATTTGACAACTGTGTTTGTAGACGCGTTTTTAGTATACAAAACACTTTCAATGtgtttattattaaattttgtatATACTTGCTTCCCTCTCCTGGTGGAACCTCCACATTCTACCCTTTTTATTTAACGAATTTTCCTTCTAGAGGGGGGGAGAAATAGCAATGGCTACAAGAAATCCAAGCTCAAGGAGGGGCCAAGGCCTTCACGAGTCATGCAAGACTAAGGACATATTTAGCATTgtaatgcttttaaaaaaaaactactctTGCCATGATTTGAGAATAATTAGTAGTAAAATAAACCAGTTAGGTATTTAACACCTGTGTTTGTAAACGCGTTATACAAAGTATTGTCAACAAGTTTATTATTAACTTTTGAATAATACTTGCGTGGCTCTCCTGGTGGAAGCTCCTCATTCTActctttttatttaatgaatTTTCCTGCATATGTTACAATCGAAACTATTCAACTCCTAAATCATCATTTCATGATTATCAATGCAAAAAGCTAAATAAATTGGTGATAGTTTAGCATATCTAATAGTTTAGCATATCTAAGTATCAAACAAATGTCATTCAGTACTATGGTTTgttggtattcctcttcaattGTAAGtcagaggtcttaggttcgaatctcatagatggcgaattcaataccaaattaggttgcctatTTGTGGCTTAGCCGAATTCACCATTCCTGTGATAGCCCGTCCTGGACTTTTtgtaccgtaggggtgaaatgacgatttttcCCCTCGtatgtttgtttcgttgtgtggtcatTTTTGGGCTTTGGTTGGTGGAGTTTGGACCACACACGCACCACACtcatttcctctctctctctaccctgTCCCGAGCCCCTCTCtagggtggttcgtttgaaggttttggacgtcaggatcgtgagttgcaggtttggccggagttggtggtgttttccctaCGAGTTTctgtgggttttagtgcttgaaagtggtatggatttgttcctcttgttgtaagcttcattttggtaccaattttgtgaaatttggttgaaaaacgagtcaGATAcgaagttttgaatttttcctGATTTTTCAGCGCTGGCGACGACGCCGgaggttggccggagaagacgacggaatattccgtcagtttggatggaatattcctaacggcgttaacgaaatattcctgacggcgttaactgacgccgtcagtgtgccaggcatgtgcctgcgcgtgggcggcgcatgtggccgtgccttggccggggCATGGGGGCACGTGCGGCgttggaaaattattttaaaaatatagggatgttcgtgaggttgagtaaatcacgttggtgtattcatacaccccatttgagcattgtatgagaagttattttgtagtgttggttatgtgctttaaaattaacgtatttttagttgtttcgcatataggtgagacctatcccgaggacaagtgcggtcactcgaggcaagggggttacgacccttctacataccagtgagtgggcttttggttttccgtatatacctatatacttatatttttcccagaaagtgaaatgaaacgtttatacgtttatacgccatgcattatgtttgcccatttaattatgcattattagttgcatatatatatgtgtgttggtgctgcggacgcacaggtaagtgccaggtaagttatggtttatgtttatgtttagtagtgatttgagatgcatagaaagctcataacctgcacccccggtgttagtgctcccgcccagagttgggcacagtcattcacgtgatgttcacctcccgcaccacacgctcatcttggatccaatttAGGTGCAcagtgttggaaatgtgccctaaaaccaatcatatgatgatactttatggacatttcacatgttaaactaatctagtttaatattaagggcaaacattattgtttgagccgtctcatataaatgttatatgcttaaacgataagtccaaggaatatgtgattgggagaatgcgatctaaagaagttagattcatgagaccattctttcgtagacacatcctaaatgttcctgatcataggattgccaattgggcattgacagtccgttaagatcagtacgtgctgtgtcttctctcagggagagtgactagtctcgagtcattggtgtgagtgacaccaagacaagcatgtaggtgctcaatagagaatgagttcactgaacacgatcaacgaggagttctcatattcatgtcacatgagaactcatggttgggataatgcaaagtggtcctttgacctgaggcatcacagctgtcttgtggttaggtacttgatctttgattatgtcaaaagtCACTCTAtcagggtgtccacggcatcgtcggggttaagccacttagccatggaggcaagtaaatgcgcaacaagggatctctaaccttcaaactgtttgagggagaatactctatgatatgatttagaatctctggccagagtatgaaggagatgttggaatgcgttccagatcacattcaaggtaatcatataagtacaagattcacattggacagtagacatgaataaactatcaaaccaaacaatgtggtcaagagtattgtattagagaaagaccctattgcatttgtaatcctaaactgaataggttctccacctcttctgattagcttgggtaaccatgatatgctgctaggtgtcactcatggtttttGGAAGCCCTAAACGTGTATaaacactaaagggagaattgaaagtaagtttcaattcacaatcgatttgaaagagtttgaatcgcccattgcctcgctaaaaggaacctaatggatcgtacactgtgtaaggtagagattgaagattcaacggagatgagtaagaataattaaatggtttaattatttatggcaaggattaattaatatgattattaatcaaacgaataagttcgttagaagacctcgggatagttttggaccttaaggcccaatgggcttcgaacgtcaagtccattgacttaagttgtgtgacaacttaatgaataatgattcacaaaggcccaaatagcccataaatcccatatggccggccatgttagagaaggagtggttttggacttatttacaagtttgccactcaaatgaattaaggaataagtatgactttatagccaaaaattcattaagggttttttttggagaaaaagatgagaacacaaacctctctttgctctcaaagaggccggccaccctagaggaaaatagctagcaatcttacttcctctaggtcactcatttcttctacaatatgccttggtgtggagacttagaggttctcaattttgggaacttggagaaaccttttcatccatccaaatccatggatctaagatgcaaggaatgaaggccctctctttgggtgattagcctttgcttatgcaaagaggaatccacaaaggtattgatttctcaactcactttgttttgagttgagtcttggttcacctatctactaggctttgaagttcatgggttaagttttgtttttgagtgcatataaacatgattccgccttttaattgttaattgcatgttgttgatgttgctcaaatgaacttgtttttccacaaatcttccttcacacagtcctgtcgtacaaaccactttaggtggttccgactcgtaggtgacctgtgattattcgcccagtcttcacatgatcgtagcacttgagcgtacttattatacacccagtcctgtcgtacagaccactttaggtggttgcgactcgtgtgcaggtatagttagtgagttggagatttgagctctagattcagccgtataggtcacgttaggtgactctggctgacagattacatggcattgtttggcattacctgagtacttgcattttatttcgaggcatttggcatggcatatttccgagcaggacttatatatatgtatatattctattttctgggaagtatacaggttttacggcgaggggttagaactttgtttgtgaaatggtttttgaaatgctttgtttttgcccacttacgctttctgttttgcgccctccAGGCTCTAGTTCGGCTAgcgcttttggtggctccctagaggattttcccggcttatctgacagattatcaccagtgtaggaccacctttgggtgtgtttatttagtgttgtttctcccggactgcattaggtcttccgtgctctgaactttgtttctcacacttatgcttgcacatgtatgttattactttgtgtatagctggtttttatttattcgtacttttattattatttattagcttccgcactgtgcacatggttacgtcacttccacgtgacgaccagcatgccctgatcttggtcggggtgtgtcaattccccctaatgtaaaatatatcgttgtactaaaaaacgTGTCAAACAAATAAACGATTTTGGTAACAATTAAGATCGTCATGCTAAACTGTCCATTTACTTTATACATATGAATATTTTTATAAAGATGATGTTGAAATGTTGCTTGAGGAGATGGAGGGTTCTGATTGCGTTATTTGTATAAAAATGTTTGTTAAATGAAAATGTTGGAACAAGGAGGTTCTAGAAGATGCAAGCATTAGAGaagttgtgacaacccgtcccgggaATTTTAAGATGTACGCGTGAAAagatgattttgcccctagtgcgttTCCTTTACGTTTTGTGGTTGTTATAGGTTccttgttggcatgttttgggccacacaccCTAATCTGCACCCACACCCTTTCCCTTGCCCTGTACCCC
This Pyrus communis chromosome 6, drPyrComm1.1, whole genome shotgun sequence DNA region includes the following protein-coding sequences:
- the LOC137736515 gene encoding amino acid transporter AVT1H-like, which codes for MNMWNKLFGKSKSNCLPHQNQVIGSDAMQRAKLALQQLSCNVCLEENKVCKCDQSFESCKRVAGADEHHAEANNSVTHSVINMTGMLIGLGQLSTPYALETGGWSSAFLLIGLGIICAYCSHLLGKCLDKHPKSRTYTDIGHNAFGSKGKILAASFIYMEIFMALVSYTISLHDNLATVFPGIQLKVSWAKLPKSQLLTFIAVLVALPSLWLRDLSSISFLSFGGVLMSLVIFISVACTAIFGGVKLNHTIPALQIHNIPAISGLYIFSFAGHIVFPNLYKAMKDPSKFTKVSLISFTLVTILYTSLAFMGAKLFGPQVNPQITLSMPPHLIVTKIALWATVLTPMTKYALEFAPMAIQLEHNLPQSFSSRTKLLIRGSVGSVLLLLILVLALSVPYFEYVLSLTGSLVSTGICVIFPCAFYLKICWGQISRPLLVLNLTLIAFGTLLGIVGTISSSKLLLKNLSRAHSLKNMNQVSHTCQ